The Priestia aryabhattai genome contains a region encoding:
- the rpiB gene encoding ribose 5-phosphate isomerase B, with protein sequence MKVAIASDHGGINLRQEIISLMEELNIEYVDLGCECSASVDYPDYALPVAQKVASQEVSRGILICGTGIGMSIAANKVKGIRCALVHDTFSAKATREHNDSNILAMGERVIGPGLAREIAKIWLMTEFEGGRHENRVNKIKQYEQQSDATVTV encoded by the coding sequence ATGAAAGTAGCTATTGCATCTGACCACGGTGGTATAAATTTACGACAGGAAATTATCTCTTTAATGGAAGAATTAAATATTGAATATGTGGATTTAGGGTGTGAATGCTCAGCGTCTGTAGACTATCCGGATTATGCACTTCCTGTTGCTCAAAAAGTGGCTAGCCAAGAAGTAAGTCGAGGCATTCTTATTTGTGGAACAGGCATCGGTATGAGCATAGCAGCTAATAAAGTAAAGGGAATTCGCTGCGCTCTAGTGCATGATACGTTCAGTGCAAAAGCGACAAGAGAACATAATGATAGCAATATTTTAGCAATGGGTGAACGTGTCATTGGGCCGGGACTTGCACGTGAAATTGCGAAAATTTGGTTAATGACAGAATTTGAAGGCGGGCGACATGAAAATCGCGTGAATAAAATTAAACAGTATGAGCAGCAAAGCGATGCAACAGTAACTGTATAA
- a CDS encoding low molecular weight protein arginine phosphatase gives MKNILFVCTGNTCRSPMAEALLKAKEIDGINVKSAGVFASNGSEASVHAQVALHQKGIACSHASAALTEEQLMWATYIFTMTEQHKMLILNQAPYVSDKLFTLKEFADEQGEVSDPFGGSLQTYEQTLEELERMINKIVDKL, from the coding sequence TTGAAAAACATCTTATTTGTATGTACAGGAAACACGTGCCGCAGCCCTATGGCAGAAGCGTTGCTCAAAGCTAAAGAGATAGATGGAATAAACGTGAAGTCTGCAGGCGTATTCGCTTCAAATGGAAGTGAAGCTTCTGTTCATGCACAAGTTGCCCTTCACCAGAAAGGCATAGCTTGTTCTCATGCTTCGGCAGCATTAACGGAAGAACAATTGATGTGGGCTACTTATATCTTTACGATGACGGAGCAGCATAAAATGCTGATTTTGAACCAAGCTCCATACGTAAGTGATAAATTATTTACGCTAAAAGAATTTGCCGACGAGCAAGGTGAAGTATCTGATCCGTTTGGTGGATCATTACAGACGTACGAACAGACTTTAGAAGAGTTAGAACGTATGATTAACAAAATAGTCGACAAATTATAA
- a CDS encoding manganese efflux pump MntP — MNVSQLISEMITLVIMAFALGMDAFSVGLGMGLIRLRFRQIFYIGVVIGVFHIWMPLLGMFIGRLLSDKLGMFATYGGGILLLILGAQMIYSSFKHEETPFIKPVGFGLLFFALSVSLDSFSVGLSLGIFGARTFLTIIVFGVVSMLLTWLGLLLGRRVQGWLGSYSEALGGSILLAFGIKLLLPF, encoded by the coding sequence ATGAATGTATCTCAGTTAATTAGTGAAATGATCACGTTAGTCATTATGGCGTTTGCCTTAGGAATGGATGCTTTCTCAGTTGGTTTGGGAATGGGATTAATTCGTTTACGCTTTCGCCAAATTTTCTACATTGGTGTTGTTATCGGTGTATTTCATATTTGGATGCCGCTATTAGGCATGTTTATTGGACGACTTTTATCTGATAAACTTGGAATGTTTGCTACCTATGGCGGTGGAATTTTACTGCTGATTCTTGGAGCGCAGATGATTTATTCCTCCTTTAAGCATGAAGAAACACCGTTTATCAAACCAGTTGGCTTTGGACTGCTATTTTTTGCGCTCAGCGTGAGTCTAGATAGTTTTTCTGTTGGACTTAGCTTAGGTATTTTTGGGGCAAGAACGTTTTTAACCATTATTGTTTTTGGTGTAGTGAGTATGCTCTTAACTTGGTTAGGACTGCTGCTCGGCAGAAGAGTACAAGGCTGGCTTGGTTCATATAGTGAGGCACTGGGCGGGAGCATTTTATTAGCTTTTGGAATCAAATTGTTATTACCTTTTTAA
- a CDS encoding L-threonylcarbamoyladenylate synthase gives METKLWVVDNFTNEKDIYPQIGEAADLLRNHEVVAFPTETVYGLGGDATSDKAVDKIFAAKGRPSDNPLIVHIGDKEQLHTFVESIPSKAEKVIDAFWPGPLTVILPKKDRVSDKVTAGLNSIAVRMPSHPVALALLKKVALPIAAPSANLSGKPSPTLAHHVMNDLEGRISGVVDGGATGVGVESTVLDCTEEIPIILRPGGITQKELENVIGPVKVDRALISDKEAPKSPGMKYTHYAPDAPLVIVDGSSDFFQSTIDHYKDQGKRVGVLTTSEHEDAYKADAVITCGSRSNLETVASHLYESLRSFNECDVDIIVSESFPEEGVGHAVMNRLMKAAGHHVIKQ, from the coding sequence ATGGAAACTAAGTTATGGGTTGTGGATAATTTTACGAACGAAAAAGATATTTATCCACAGATAGGAGAAGCAGCAGATTTGCTGCGCAATCACGAAGTGGTTGCTTTTCCTACAGAGACAGTGTATGGATTAGGAGGAGATGCAACATCGGATAAAGCTGTGGATAAAATTTTTGCAGCGAAAGGACGTCCTAGTGATAACCCTCTTATTGTTCATATTGGAGATAAAGAGCAGCTTCATACATTTGTAGAGTCGATTCCTTCAAAAGCAGAGAAAGTTATCGATGCTTTTTGGCCGGGTCCTCTTACAGTAATATTACCTAAAAAAGATCGAGTTTCAGATAAGGTTACGGCTGGCTTAAACAGCATTGCAGTGAGAATGCCATCACATCCGGTGGCTCTCGCATTGTTAAAAAAAGTGGCTTTGCCTATCGCAGCTCCTAGTGCAAATCTTTCCGGCAAGCCAAGTCCCACTCTAGCTCATCATGTGATGAATGATTTAGAAGGGCGTATTAGCGGAGTTGTAGATGGAGGAGCAACAGGAGTAGGAGTAGAGTCGACTGTCCTTGATTGTACTGAAGAGATTCCTATCATTTTACGGCCAGGCGGTATTACTCAGAAAGAGTTGGAAAATGTAATTGGTCCCGTAAAAGTAGATCGAGCGTTAATAAGTGATAAAGAAGCGCCAAAATCTCCAGGTATGAAATATACGCATTACGCACCTGATGCACCGCTTGTCATTGTTGACGGCAGTTCAGATTTTTTCCAATCTACTATTGATCACTATAAAGATCAGGGTAAGCGAGTGGGGGTGTTAACGACATCTGAACATGAAGATGCGTATAAAGCGGATGCGGTTATCACATGTGGATCTCGCTCAAATTTAGAGACTGTTGCTAGCCACTTATACGAGTCTCTTCGTTCATTTAATGAGTGCGATGTAGATATTATCGTTAGTGAAAGTTTTCCTGAAGAAGGAGTCGGTCATGCCGTTATGAATCGATTAATGAAAGCTGCAGGACATCACGTGATTAAGCAATAA
- a CDS encoding GNAT family N-acetyltransferase codes for MREQLKIASENDYIRIQQFLQKAGISTAGVEEHIHQFVIMENEEGELLATVGFEKEGVDGILRSLVVSPSLMQSDILLLFKSIVQLAQKHGVKQLYLLTNKASSLHFFQMMNFQQTSYSALPDLLKEHSYLKQLPNPKDVYVMFYAAS; via the coding sequence ATGAGAGAACAATTAAAAATTGCCAGTGAAAATGATTATATTCGAATTCAACAGTTTTTACAAAAAGCGGGCATCAGCACAGCAGGTGTAGAAGAGCATATTCATCAGTTTGTCATAATGGAAAATGAAGAAGGCGAGTTGCTAGCAACAGTTGGGTTTGAAAAAGAAGGTGTGGATGGAATTCTCCGCTCCCTTGTCGTGTCACCTTCTTTAATGCAATCTGATATCCTGCTGCTATTTAAAAGTATCGTCCAGCTGGCTCAAAAGCATGGCGTGAAGCAACTATATTTACTAACAAATAAGGCATCTTCTCTACATTTTTTTCAAATGATGAATTTTCAGCAAACATCTTACAGTGCTCTACCTGATTTGTTAAAAGAACATTCTTATTTAAAACAGTTACCAAACCCTAAGGATGTCTACGTGATGTTTTATGCAGCTAGTTAA
- a CDS encoding S8 family serine peptidase, which translates to MWIKWLMISFILGSGGGQMPLNPTFPSIKQEMNHQQKSIIVMIEKEKFTEFKSQLQKNYPNIKIKSEFHTVFTGLSLNGSISDLEKLSRNPSIISSHSIKNYQVTEENSVTFIGSEQVRGLFDTHNQRLTGKGIKVGIIDTGVDYSHPDLKQTYRGGYDVIDEDYEPMETTREQGEPTLHGTHVAGIIAANGNIKGVAPEAEIYAYRALGPGGAGTSESVILAIEKAIQDDVDIINLSLGNDVNGPDLPTSLALDRAVEKGIVTVTSSGNSGPGLWTVGSPGTAGKAISVGASVSPTTVQFLTIGFNKEKIMMAPVEGSHPWAFNQTLRVINEEYSKEQKHASGNVILLKAEGNAVEKKIKQAEQAGAKAVILYSPTEKSIIGKLKESVNIPVIWVSKKSGDIISQHIQSQQPYLRTGKQVVQDLLTSFSSRGPVTTTWGIKPDVVAPGYFINSTVPGGYERMHGTSMAAPHVAGACALILQAHPNWSPEQVKASLMNTSKVMQQLNGQTYRVYEQGAGRIQIAKAVTAESLFYPSSLSFGIFTRPSKKVLSFKIDNQSDKAKTYRLNVPKGDEGVNWDVPLPVTVQPRQTKEIAVTLSVQSRFKNKGIYDGYLEINDSRETFSLPYMYMVSIPDYPRVMGLQVAAEKEKNTYSYELFLPEGADQLGVGLFDKQSLQFVSYLDVDVDVERGMRKRKITIDESLVPGAYQIFAFVKKHRQEQVVHSTITIE; encoded by the coding sequence ATGTGGATTAAATGGTTAATGATTAGCTTTATATTGGGAAGTGGGGGAGGGCAAATGCCGCTCAATCCGACATTTCCTTCTATAAAACAAGAAATGAATCACCAGCAAAAATCAATAATTGTGATGATCGAAAAAGAAAAGTTCACGGAATTTAAAAGTCAGCTGCAAAAAAATTATCCTAATATAAAGATTAAGAGCGAATTTCACACGGTGTTTACAGGACTTTCGTTAAATGGCTCCATCTCGGATTTGGAAAAACTATCTCGGAATCCATCTATTATTAGTTCACATTCTATTAAAAACTATCAGGTTACAGAAGAAAATAGCGTAACGTTCATTGGCTCAGAACAGGTAAGAGGCTTATTTGATACTCATAATCAGCGCTTAACAGGAAAAGGGATCAAAGTAGGCATCATCGATACGGGTGTTGATTATTCTCATCCCGATTTAAAACAAACCTACAGGGGAGGGTATGATGTAATCGATGAAGATTATGAGCCGATGGAAACCACTCGTGAGCAAGGAGAGCCTACTCTGCATGGCACTCATGTAGCTGGTATTATTGCAGCAAATGGAAACATTAAAGGCGTAGCACCTGAAGCAGAAATCTACGCATACCGAGCTCTTGGACCTGGAGGAGCTGGAACGTCTGAAAGTGTTATTCTAGCTATCGAAAAAGCAATTCAAGATGATGTAGATATTATTAATTTATCATTAGGAAATGATGTGAATGGCCCCGATTTACCAACAAGCTTAGCGTTAGATCGGGCTGTTGAAAAAGGAATTGTAACGGTTACATCTAGCGGCAATTCAGGTCCAGGTTTATGGACCGTGGGTTCTCCAGGTACAGCGGGAAAAGCTATTTCCGTTGGCGCTTCTGTTTCCCCGACAACAGTTCAATTTCTAACAATCGGATTTAATAAAGAAAAAATCATGATGGCGCCAGTAGAAGGGTCGCATCCATGGGCGTTTAATCAAACGCTGCGTGTAATAAATGAAGAATACTCCAAAGAGCAAAAGCATGCGTCGGGTAACGTCATTTTGCTAAAAGCAGAGGGAAATGCGGTTGAAAAAAAGATTAAACAAGCTGAACAGGCAGGAGCAAAAGCCGTTATTTTATATAGTCCGACCGAAAAAAGCATAATCGGTAAACTAAAAGAGTCAGTAAATATTCCAGTGATATGGGTAAGTAAAAAAAGCGGTGATATCATTAGTCAACACATTCAGTCTCAACAACCATACTTACGCACTGGCAAGCAAGTAGTGCAAGACTTGCTCACATCTTTCAGTTCAAGAGGGCCTGTAACGACTACTTGGGGAATCAAGCCGGACGTCGTCGCACCTGGTTACTTTATTAATAGTACAGTTCCCGGGGGATATGAACGCATGCATGGCACAAGTATGGCTGCGCCCCATGTAGCTGGAGCGTGCGCGCTTATTTTACAAGCTCACCCGAACTGGTCTCCTGAACAAGTTAAAGCTTCATTGATGAACACAAGTAAAGTGATGCAGCAGCTAAACGGCCAAACGTATCGCGTATATGAACAAGGAGCCGGAAGAATTCAAATAGCAAAAGCTGTCACAGCAGAATCTTTATTTTATCCATCTTCTTTATCTTTCGGTATTTTTACGCGTCCATCAAAGAAAGTCTTATCGTTTAAAATTGATAACCAGTCTGATAAAGCAAAAACGTATCGCTTAAACGTTCCCAAAGGGGATGAAGGAGTAAACTGGGATGTTCCATTGCCCGTCACGGTGCAGCCCCGTCAGACAAAAGAAATAGCTGTCACTTTATCAGTGCAGTCACGTTTTAAAAATAAAGGTATATATGACGGCTATTTGGAAATAAATGATTCACGTGAAACATTTTCGCTTCCTTATATGTACATGGTTAGTATTCCAGATTATCCTCGTGTCATGGGATTGCAAGTAGCAGCGGAAAAAGAGAAAAATACATATAGCTATGAACTGTTTTTGCCTGAAGGAGCAGATCAGTTAGGCGTTGGTCTTTTTGATAAGCAGTCTTTACAGTTTGTATCGTATTTAGATGTTGACGTTGATGTAGAAAGAGGCATGAGAAAACGAAAAATAACGATTGATGAATCGCTTGTACCGGGAGCGTACCAAATATTTGCATTTGTGAAAAAGCATAGACAAGAGCAAGTTGTACACAGTACAATAACGATTGAATGA
- a CDS encoding TIGR01440 family protein, with amino-acid sequence MSELTKWKEQLETVLSDFLAQVQLSSEHTLVIGCSTSEVIGEKIGTAGAMEVAEMIFDTLADFRKKTGVHLAFQCCEHLNRALVVERELARKDRLEMVSVVPIHKAGGAMATQAYGQLKDPVLVEFIKADAGIDIGDTFIGMHLKHVAVPVRCTLNAVGHAHVTLAKTRPKLIGGMRAFYELS; translated from the coding sequence GTGTCTGAACTTACGAAATGGAAAGAGCAGTTGGAAACAGTTTTATCTGATTTTTTAGCACAAGTGCAGTTGTCTTCAGAACATACACTTGTCATTGGATGCAGTACAAGCGAGGTAATTGGTGAAAAAATAGGAACCGCAGGCGCAATGGAAGTCGCAGAAATGATTTTTGATACACTAGCAGATTTCCGAAAAAAAACGGGTGTCCACTTAGCATTTCAATGCTGTGAACATCTCAATCGAGCACTGGTAGTAGAAAGAGAATTAGCTCGTAAAGATCGTTTAGAAATGGTTAGTGTTGTTCCTATTCATAAAGCAGGTGGAGCGATGGCTACACAGGCCTATGGCCAGCTTAAAGATCCTGTTTTAGTAGAGTTTATTAAAGCTGATGCCGGGATTGATATTGGAGATACATTCATTGGTATGCATTTAAAGCATGTCGCAGTACCGGTTCGTTGTACGTTAAACGCAGTTGGACACGCTCATGTTACTTTAGCAAAGACGCGTCCAAAACTAATTGGTGGAATGAGAGCGTTTTACGAACTTTCGTAA
- the glyA gene encoding serine hydroxymethyltransferase codes for MEKQLMQQDPAVYNAIKDELQRQRTKIELIASENFVTTAVMEAQGSVLTNKYAEGYPAKRYYGGCEHVDVVEDLARDRAKEIFGAEHVNVQPHSGAQANMAVYFTVLEAGDTVLGMNLSHGGHLTHGSPVNFSGVQYNFIEYGVDRETHRINYDDVLEKARTHKPKLIVAGASAYPRAIDFKRFREIADEVGAYLMVDMAHIAGLVAAGLHQNPVPHAHFVTTTTHKTLRGPRGGMILCKEEFAKKIDKSIFPGIQGGPLMHVIAAKAVAFGEALQDEFKHYAQNIIDNANRLAEGLKKEGFALVSEGTDNHLVLIDVSSMNLTGKVAEKALDDVGITTNKNTIPYDEQSPFVTSGIRIGTAAVTTRGFGLEEMDEIASIIGLTLKNIEDEEKLAEAKTRVEALTSKFEMYKSL; via the coding sequence ATGGAGAAACAACTAATGCAACAAGATCCAGCAGTTTATAATGCGATCAAGGATGAATTACAAAGACAACGTACTAAGATTGAGCTAATTGCTTCAGAAAACTTTGTAACAACAGCGGTAATGGAAGCACAAGGTTCAGTTTTAACAAATAAATATGCTGAAGGCTATCCAGCTAAACGTTACTACGGTGGTTGTGAACACGTGGACGTAGTAGAAGACTTAGCTCGTGATCGTGCAAAAGAAATTTTCGGAGCAGAGCACGTGAACGTTCAACCTCACTCAGGTGCACAAGCAAACATGGCTGTATACTTCACTGTTTTAGAGGCTGGAGACACAGTACTTGGTATGAATTTATCACACGGCGGTCACTTAACGCACGGAAGTCCTGTTAACTTTAGTGGTGTTCAGTACAATTTCATCGAATATGGTGTAGATCGTGAAACACATCGTATTAACTACGATGATGTATTAGAAAAAGCTCGTACACATAAACCAAAATTAATTGTGGCTGGTGCAAGCGCATATCCACGCGCAATCGACTTCAAGCGTTTCCGTGAAATCGCTGATGAAGTAGGCGCTTATTTAATGGTAGACATGGCTCACATTGCTGGTCTAGTAGCTGCAGGACTTCATCAAAATCCTGTGCCACATGCTCATTTCGTTACAACTACAACACATAAAACACTACGTGGACCACGCGGCGGTATGATTTTATGTAAAGAAGAATTTGCGAAAAAGATTGATAAGTCAATCTTCCCTGGTATTCAAGGTGGTCCATTGATGCATGTTATCGCTGCAAAAGCAGTAGCATTTGGTGAAGCATTACAAGATGAATTTAAGCACTATGCTCAAAATATCATCGACAATGCTAATCGTTTAGCAGAAGGGTTAAAGAAAGAAGGATTTGCTCTTGTATCTGAAGGAACAGACAATCACCTTGTGTTAATTGACGTAAGCTCAATGAATTTGACAGGTAAAGTAGCTGAAAAAGCACTTGATGATGTAGGTATTACAACAAACAAAAATACAATTCCTTATGATGAGCAAAGCCCATTTGTAACAAGCGGTATCCGTATTGGTACAGCTGCGGTTACAACTCGCGGATTTGGCTTAGAAGAGATGGATGAAATTGCTTCTATCATCGGATTAACGCTTAAAAATATTGAAGACGAAGAAAAGTTAGCTGAAGCTAAAACACGCGTTGAAGCTTTAACAAGCAAGTTTGAAATGTATAAATCACTTTAA
- the wecB gene encoding non-hydrolyzing UDP-N-acetylglucosamine 2-epimerase produces the protein MKQPIKVMTIFGTRPEAIKMAPLVLELKKRPEEFEAIVTVTAQHREMLDQVLSIFDIQPDYDLNIMKDRQTLMDVTTRGLEGLDDIMKKVKPDIVLVHGDTTTTFIAGLAAFYNQIEVGHVEAGLRTWNKYSPYPEEMNRQLTGVLADLHFAPTDKSAANLQAENKKEERIFVTGNTAIDALKTTVKETYEHEVLTKLGDDRLILLTAHRRENLGEPMKNMFRAVKRIVDEHEDVQVVYPVHLNPVVRETANDILGNDPRIHLIEPLDVIDFHNFAERAHIILTDSGGVQEEAPSLGVPVLVLRDTTERPEGIEAGTLKLAGTEEETIYTLAKELLIDEDVYKQMSQASNPYGDGLASKRICDAISYYFNRRENRPEAFNPLS, from the coding sequence ATGAAGCAGCCAATTAAAGTAATGACGATATTCGGGACAAGGCCAGAAGCAATTAAAATGGCTCCTCTTGTATTAGAGCTTAAAAAGCGACCAGAGGAGTTCGAAGCGATTGTTACAGTAACGGCTCAGCACCGTGAAATGTTAGACCAAGTATTGAGCATTTTTGACATTCAGCCTGACTATGATCTTAACATTATGAAGGATCGCCAAACCCTTATGGACGTCACGACTAGAGGATTAGAAGGTTTGGACGACATAATGAAAAAAGTAAAGCCGGACATCGTACTTGTACACGGTGATACAACTACGACGTTTATTGCTGGGCTAGCAGCTTTTTATAATCAAATTGAGGTCGGACATGTTGAAGCAGGTTTGCGCACATGGAATAAATATTCTCCATATCCGGAAGAAATGAACCGTCAGCTTACAGGCGTTCTCGCTGATTTGCACTTTGCTCCAACAGATAAGTCTGCAGCTAATTTGCAAGCAGAGAATAAAAAAGAAGAGCGAATCTTTGTGACTGGAAACACAGCTATCGATGCGTTAAAAACAACAGTAAAAGAGACATATGAGCATGAAGTGTTAACGAAATTGGGAGATGATCGTCTTATTTTATTAACGGCGCATCGCCGCGAAAATTTAGGCGAACCAATGAAAAACATGTTCCGTGCTGTTAAACGTATTGTGGATGAACATGAAGATGTGCAAGTTGTGTATCCTGTTCATTTGAATCCGGTAGTTAGAGAAACAGCAAACGATATCTTAGGAAATGACCCGCGCATTCATTTAATTGAACCGTTAGATGTAATTGACTTCCATAACTTCGCTGAGCGCGCTCATATTATTTTGACAGATTCGGGCGGTGTTCAAGAAGAAGCTCCTTCATTAGGCGTACCTGTATTGGTACTTCGCGATACAACAGAGCGACCGGAAGGAATTGAAGCAGGGACGCTCAAACTAGCAGGAACGGAAGAAGAAACGATTTATACGCTAGCAAAAGAGCTGTTAATAGATGAAGACGTATATAAGCAAATGTCACAAGCATCGAATCCTTACGGAGACGGCTTAGCTTCTAAACGCATTTGTGATGCTATTAGCTACTATTTCAACCGCCGTGAAAACAGACCGGAAGCTTTTAATCCGCTTTCGTAA
- the upp gene encoding uracil phosphoribosyltransferase, whose protein sequence is MGKVYVFDHPLIQHKLTYIRDVKTGTKEFRELVDEVASLMAFEATRDLPLEDVEIETPVCKTKSKVIAGKKLGIVPILRAGIGMVDGFLKLMPAAKVGHVGLYRDPETLQPVEYYVKLPNDVEERDFIVVDPMLATGGSAVEAINSLKKRGAKNIKFMCLIAAPEGVEIVKEAHPDVDIYIAALDEKLNDHGYIVPGLGDAGDRLFGTK, encoded by the coding sequence ATGGGCAAAGTATACGTATTTGATCACCCGCTTATTCAACACAAATTAACTTACATACGCGATGTAAAAACGGGAACGAAAGAGTTTCGTGAATTAGTTGATGAAGTGGCAAGCTTAATGGCTTTTGAAGCGACACGTGATTTACCGCTAGAAGATGTTGAAATTGAGACACCGGTTTGCAAAACAAAGTCAAAAGTTATTGCAGGGAAAAAGCTTGGTATCGTTCCAATTCTTCGTGCTGGTATCGGCATGGTAGATGGATTTTTAAAACTAATGCCAGCTGCTAAAGTTGGACACGTTGGCTTATATCGTGATCCAGAAACATTACAGCCTGTTGAATATTATGTAAAGCTACCTAATGATGTAGAAGAGCGTGACTTTATTGTAGTAGATCCTATGCTTGCAACAGGAGGTTCAGCTGTAGAAGCAATCAACTCTCTTAAAAAAAGAGGCGCTAAAAACATTAAATTTATGTGTTTAATTGCTGCTCCTGAAGGCGTGGAAATCGTAAAAGAAGCACACCCTGACGTAGATATTTACATTGCGGCATTAGATGAAAAATTAAATGACCATGGATATATTGTTCCAGGTTTAGGTGATGCAGGAGATCGTTTATTCGGTACAAAATAA